The Megasphaera stantonii genome includes a window with the following:
- a CDS encoding VOC family protein — MKPMRLHHVGIVLPTLQKAHDFIEANGLEIDYAGFVDAYHADLIFTKKGPFSSPLEMIIPREGVLTKFNNGKGGIAHIAFEVDDVEAVRQEMEAECPGCMLEKKAVLGTDDIIVNFRRPSTNQGILVEYVQTTAPITGRDVNPFESLGEAGKLNTSWHPMRLHHVGIVLPTMEKAEAFIKANGLEVDYAGFVDAYHADLVFTKKGEFSTPLEMIIPREGVLTKFNNGKGGIAHIAFEVDDVEAVRQHMEKECPGCMLEKKAVLGTDDIIVNFRRPSTNQGILVEYVQTIAPINRSNPNPFEK; from the coding sequence ATGAAACCCATGAGATTACACCACGTCGGCATCGTATTGCCGACACTGCAGAAAGCGCACGACTTCATCGAAGCCAACGGCTTGGAAATCGACTATGCCGGCTTCGTCGACGCCTATCACGCCGACTTGATTTTCACCAAAAAGGGCCCTTTCAGCAGCCCTTTGGAAATGATCATCCCTCGCGAAGGTGTCCTGACGAAGTTCAATAACGGCAAAGGGGGCATCGCCCATATTGCCTTCGAAGTCGACGACGTAGAAGCTGTCCGCCAGGAAATGGAAGCTGAATGTCCCGGCTGCATGCTGGAAAAGAAAGCCGTATTAGGCACCGACGATATTATCGTCAACTTCCGCCGCCCCAGCACCAATCAGGGGATTCTCGTCGAATACGTTCAGACGACGGCTCCTATTACGGGCCGCGACGTCAACCCGTTTGAATCCTTGGGAGAAGCCGGCAAGCTCAATACATCATGGCATCCCATGCGCCTTCACCACGTCGGCATCGTCCTCCCGACGATGGAAAAAGCCGAAGCCTTTATCAAAGCCAACGGCCTTGAAGTCGATTACGCCGGCTTCGTCGACGCCTATCACGCCGACCTCGTCTTTACGAAGAAAGGCGAATTCAGTACGCCGCTGGAAATGATTATCCCCCGCGAAGGCGTCCTGACGAAATTCAACAACGGTAAAGGCGGCATCGCTCATATCGCGTTTGAAGTCGACGACGTAGAAGCCGTCCGTCAGCATATGGAAAAAGAATGCCCCGGCTGCATGCTGGAAAAGAAAGCCGTATTAGGCACCGACGACATCATCGTCAACTTCCGCCGCCCCAGCACCAATCAGGGCATCCTCGTCGAATACGTTCAGACCATCGCCCCGATCAACCGCAGCAACCCTAATCCCTTTGAAAAATAA
- a CDS encoding acyl CoA:acetate/3-ketoacid CoA transferase, producing MKKVKVITSSQAAELVKDNDTITSIGFVSCAHPEALTKALEKRFLETGSPKNLTYMYAASQGKRDGRGGEHLAHEGLLKRIIIGHYQTVPAIGKLAVENKIEAYNCSQGTLVHWFRALAGHKIGVFTDIGLGTFLDPRQGGGKLNDVTKEDIVKLLEIEGQEQLFYPTFPINVAFLRGTYADECGNITMEEEVAPLENTSVAQAVHNCGGIVVVQVKQIVEHGNLDPRLVKIPGIYVDYVVVADEADHEQAFGCAYDPTLCGERRAPLGEASEALPMSAKKIIGRRGALFLKENAIVNLGVGAPEYVASIADEEGISDTITLTVENGAIGGVPQGGAQFGSTRNAEAIIDHTYQFDFYDGGGLDMAFLGLAQCDKTGNINVSKFGTNIAGCGGFPDISQQTPNVFFCGTFTAGGLKIAVEDGKVHIVQEGKSKKFVDAVDQITFNGAYAARRGQHVFYITERCVFELTAEGLKLIEVAPGIDVEKDILAHMDFKPIVGEYSLMDSRIFQDGPMGLKQ from the coding sequence ATGAAAAAAGTGAAAGTTATCACATCATCTCAAGCAGCCGAATTGGTCAAAGATAACGATACCATAACGTCTATCGGCTTCGTCAGCTGCGCTCATCCCGAGGCTTTGACCAAAGCCTTGGAAAAACGATTTTTAGAAACAGGCTCTCCTAAAAATCTGACGTATATGTACGCCGCATCGCAGGGAAAACGCGATGGCCGCGGCGGTGAACATCTCGCTCACGAAGGGTTGCTGAAGCGTATTATTATCGGCCACTACCAAACGGTACCGGCAATCGGCAAGTTGGCCGTAGAAAACAAAATCGAAGCGTATAACTGCTCTCAAGGCACGTTAGTTCATTGGTTCCGAGCCTTGGCCGGCCATAAAATCGGTGTGTTTACCGATATTGGTCTCGGTACCTTCCTCGATCCTCGTCAAGGCGGCGGCAAGCTCAATGACGTTACAAAGGAAGACATTGTAAAACTGTTGGAAATCGAAGGACAGGAACAGCTTTTCTACCCGACATTCCCGATCAACGTCGCCTTCCTGCGCGGTACATATGCCGACGAATGCGGCAATATTACGATGGAAGAAGAAGTAGCTCCGTTGGAAAATACGTCCGTAGCCCAGGCAGTTCATAACTGCGGCGGCATCGTCGTCGTTCAGGTTAAACAAATTGTCGAACACGGCAACTTGGACCCGCGCCTCGTAAAAATCCCCGGGATTTACGTCGATTACGTCGTAGTCGCCGACGAAGCCGACCATGAACAGGCCTTTGGCTGTGCATACGATCCGACGCTGTGCGGTGAACGTCGCGCCCCCTTAGGCGAAGCTAGCGAAGCGCTTCCTATGAGCGCCAAGAAAATTATCGGTCGCCGCGGCGCCTTGTTCCTAAAGGAAAACGCCATCGTCAATCTCGGCGTAGGCGCACCGGAATATGTCGCTTCCATCGCTGATGAAGAAGGCATTTCCGATACGATTACCTTAACGGTGGAAAACGGAGCCATCGGCGGCGTGCCCCAGGGCGGCGCGCAGTTCGGCTCAACGCGAAACGCCGAAGCCATCATCGATCACACCTACCAATTTGATTTCTACGACGGCGGCGGTTTGGATATGGCCTTTTTAGGCTTGGCGCAATGCGATAAAACAGGCAACATCAACGTCAGCAAATTTGGAACGAACATCGCCGGCTGCGGCGGTTTTCCCGATATTTCCCAGCAGACGCCAAACGTATTCTTCTGCGGCACCTTTACGGCCGGCGGCTTAAAAATCGCCGTTGAAGATGGCAAGGTACACATTGTACAAGAAGGTAAATCAAAGAAGTTTGTCGATGCCGTAGATCAGATTACGTTCAATGGAGCATACGCCGCCCGCCGCGGTCAGCATGTCTTTTACATTACAGAACGATGCGTTTTTGAATTGACGGCAGAGGGTTTGAAGTTGATCGAAGTGGCCCCTGGCATCGACGTCGAAAAGGATATCCTCGCCCATATGGATTTCAAGCCCATCGTAGGAGAATACAGCCTGATGGACAGCCGCATTTTCCAAGACGGGCCGATGGGCTTAAAACAGTAA